In Lytechinus variegatus isolate NC3 chromosome 18, Lvar_3.0, whole genome shotgun sequence, a single genomic region encodes these proteins:
- the LOC121432063 gene encoding cytochrome c oxidase assembly protein COX18, mitochondrial-like, with the protein MYHPVFRPSSLTCFQRGFHRVVFKPRTSCSHHLHVSLPYCNPRGQSLHIHVHSSSSSLNSQRNVSRNNELATGIKTNQPFNQHLNHLQAVQFSSYSSSPGSSATFLQPSGVASTRQQVRHSSTEPTTAYEALLNSQPVHFAEGVFQYVHSLTGLSWWATIVVTTFALRFSLTLPLAIYSQNIRVRVENLQPEVIALAKRAFVDRLSARAKNEKWSEKRAQRAFVGLVRRYSKELYVRDNCHPAKGSILFLVQLPMWIFLSLALRNMTGALSERMYVDPTSIVPDLATGGVLWFPSLVAPDPTFILPVLVGLLNLSNIEMHALHRGRVTRVQRYVNNTLRTVSVAMIPIAAYMPSAMALYWSVSAFYGLGQNILLKIPSARRALGMRSSQSDTDTPFKDMRDEFLVRYLSKERGKGKKDELLEEIQDGEKVQSKKTKL; encoded by the exons ATGTATCATCCTGTATTTAGACCATCTTCTCTGACTTGTTTCCAGCGAGGGTTTCACAGGGTTGTCTTCAAGCCCAGGACCAGCTGTTCCCATCACCTTCATGTATCGTTGCCATATTGTAATCCGAGAGGTCAATCTCTGCACATCCATGTTcattcatcatcgtcatctctGAACTCTCAAAGGAATGTATCAAGAAACAATGAACTAGCAACCGGGATAAAGACAAATCAACCGTTCAATCAGCATCTAAATCATTTACAAGCGGTTCAGTTCTCTTCCTACTCGTCTTCGCCTGGATCTTCAGCAACGTTTTTGCAACCTTCGGGTGTTGCTTCAACAAGGCAGCAGGTTCGTCACTCGTCAACCGAGCCCACAACTGCCTATGAGGCACTGCTGAACTCCCAACCCGTCCATTTTGCAGAGGGTGTCTTCCAGTACGTCCACTCATTAACTGGTTTATCTTGGTGGGCCACTATCGTCGTCACAACATTTGCGCTGCGCTTTTCTTTGACCCTTCCTCTCGCAATCTACTCCCAGAACATCCGCGTAAGGGTTGAGAACCTACAGCCAGAGGTTATTGCTCTGGCAAAGAGGGCTTTTGTAGACAGACTTTCGGCCAGGGCAAAAAACGAGAAGTGGTCTGAGAAGAGGGCTCAACGTGCCTTTGTAGGACTA GTCAGACGATACTCCAAAGAGCTCTATGTCAGGGACAACTGTCACCCTGCTAAAGGTTCCATACTGTTCTTGGTCCAGCTCCCCATGTGGAtcttcctctccttagctctACGCAACATGACAGGGGCCTTGTCGGAAAGGATGTATGTTG ACCCAACAAGCATAGTGCCTGACCTAGCAACAGGAGGGGTTCTTTGGTTCCCTAGTCTCGTCGCACCAGACCCGACCTTTATCTTGCCAGTCCTCGTGGGTTTACTCAATCTTAGTAACATCGAGATGCATGCCCTGCATAGGGGCAGAGTCACGAGAGTTCAGCGATATGTGAACAACACCCTCAGGACGGTTTCCGTGGCGATGATCCCCATTGCTGCCTACATGCCTTCT GCAATGGCCCTCTACTGGTCAGTATCGGCATTCTACGGCCTGGGACAGAACATCCTGCTGAAGATTCCATCGGCCAGACGCGCTCTGGGGATGCGCTCTTCACAGAGTGACACCGACACTCCCTTCAAGGACATGAGAGATGAGTTTCTGGTGAGGTACCTATCAAAGGAAAGAGGGAAGGGCAAAAAGGATGAGCTTTTGGAGGAAATACAGGACGGAGAGAAGGTGCAATCAAAGAAGACAAAGTTATGA